A stretch of the Kroppenstedtia eburnea genome encodes the following:
- a CDS encoding WIAG-tail domain, which translates to MTTSKLAPECISTDKLTDLSVHSSKLANNAITEEKLANQSVGDRHLKDRSISSEKIADGSILSRHIQTDQITGEHLAKGEITSDHLTPGSITEEAIGENVVSSRHIGEKQITGNHLTDGSVDSKHLVEESITSHHIQEKSIHNHHLTEDSVHSENIADNTVGERHLKKNFINSSHLQENSVDESHLCHGSVDRRHLRNEAISSEKIADRSILSQHIQPEQITGEHLAKGEITSDHLAPGSISEESIDKNIISSHHIGEKQVNGNHLAEESVDSKHLVGGSVTSHHIQEQSIQSHHIADGSIELDKLSPNLHSVITGITAHSGITPFQISENLTETTITISLSEADSDSSFVPVAMLDHPDCFVGLDSFTGGTFKFRIERRRSSSNPIAGFLFWMATPVTMTQDPIPDPSSASASIPEEKPALEEEPNMDESLRPEIEEDVASSLSNGEADPVSVDLSCGTECTMDVSEGTDLVSEKIT; encoded by the coding sequence GTGACCACCTCCAAATTGGCACCGGAATGCATCTCGACGGACAAGTTGACTGATTTGTCCGTACACTCCTCCAAACTTGCCAATAACGCGATCACTGAGGAAAAGTTGGCCAATCAAAGTGTCGGTGACCGTCACTTGAAGGATCGATCCATCTCTTCCGAAAAAATTGCCGACGGCTCCATTCTTTCCCGGCATATCCAAACCGATCAGATTACCGGGGAACACTTGGCCAAAGGGGAGATCACTTCCGACCACCTGACACCAGGCAGTATCACAGAAGAAGCCATCGGCGAGAATGTCGTCTCTTCCCGCCATATCGGAGAGAAACAGATCACCGGGAATCACCTGACCGATGGCAGTGTCGATTCAAAGCATCTCGTAGAAGAATCCATCACTTCTCATCACATTCAGGAAAAGTCCATCCACAACCATCACCTCACGGAGGATTCCGTCCATTCGGAAAATATCGCCGATAATACCGTCGGCGAACGGCACTTGAAAAAAAACTTCATCAACAGCTCCCACCTGCAGGAGAACAGTGTGGATGAATCCCATCTCTGCCATGGCTCCGTGGATCGCAGACACTTGCGGAATGAAGCTATCTCCTCTGAAAAAATCGCCGATAGGTCTATTCTTTCTCAACATATCCAGCCTGAACAAATCACTGGGGAACACTTGGCAAAGGGGGAGATCACCTCCGACCACTTGGCACCGGGCAGTATCTCAGAAGAGAGCATAGATAAAAATATCATCTCTTCCCACCATATCGGGGAGAAACAAGTCAACGGCAATCATCTGGCTGAAGAAAGCGTCGATTCAAAGCATCTCGTCGGGGGATCCGTCACTTCTCATCACATTCAGGAACAGTCCATCCAGAGCCATCACATCGCCGACGGTTCCATCGAATTGGATAAACTCTCCCCCAACCTCCACTCTGTAATAACCGGGATCACTGCCCATTCCGGGATCACTCCCTTTCAAATTTCGGAGAATCTGACTGAAACCACGATCACTATTTCATTGAGTGAAGCAGATTCCGACTCGTCTTTCGTACCTGTGGCTATGTTGGATCATCCAGACTGCTTTGTCGGTTTGGACAGTTTTACCGGAGGAACTTTCAAGTTCAGGATTGAAAGACGCCGTTCATCCTCAAACCCCATCGCTGGATTCCTGTTCTGGATGGCCACTCCCGTCACAATGACGCAGGATCCCATTCCCGATCCATCTTCAGCGTCTGCTTCAATCCCGGAAGAGAAACCTGCTCTTGAAGAAGAACCGAACATGGATGAATCCCTTCGTCCCGAAATAGAGGAAGATGTCGCCTCTTCTCTGTCAAATGGTGAAGCCGATCCGGTATCAGTGGATCTTTCCTGTGGGACCGAATGTACAATGGATGTCTCTGAGGGTACTGATCTTGTCTCAGAAAAAATCACATAA
- a CDS encoding SdpI family protein, producing MNKGWNRWDTVILLLGLVPLAFAWTVYDRLPDMIPSHYGLNGQPDDYSDKFVFILMMSAFNLGLPFLMKWMPAMDPRRENYRKFSRFYELFRVVITLFLSGLFTMILLESLGYPIEISKVVMVGVGLLWMVIGNYLGQVRSNWFFGIKLPWTLESDEVWRRTHRISGGVWMGAGLFILLSSFLPPSVAVWTVMISVAGSVLVPVVYSYLLFQKLNDHT from the coding sequence ATGAACAAAGGATGGAATCGTTGGGATACGGTGATCTTGTTGCTGGGACTGGTCCCTCTGGCTTTTGCTTGGACGGTCTATGACCGTCTTCCGGACATGATCCCCAGTCATTATGGGCTGAATGGACAGCCGGACGATTACAGTGACAAATTCGTTTTTATTTTGATGATGTCTGCCTTCAACTTGGGGCTTCCCTTTTTGATGAAATGGATGCCCGCCATGGATCCCCGCCGGGAAAATTATCGGAAGTTCAGCCGTTTCTACGAGCTTTTTCGAGTGGTGATCACCCTGTTTCTCAGTGGGTTGTTCACCATGATCCTGTTGGAATCACTGGGATACCCCATCGAGATCTCCAAAGTGGTGATGGTGGGAGTGGGGCTTCTGTGGATGGTGATCGGCAATTATCTGGGTCAAGTCCGCTCCAACTGGTTTTTCGGCATCAAACTCCCCTGGACATTGGAGAGTGATGAGGTTTGGCGGAGAACCCACCGGATCTCCGGTGGAGTTTGGATGGGAGCGGGGCTGTTCATCTTGCTGTCGTCTTTTTTGCCTCCCTCTGTCGCCGTTTGGACAGTGATGATTTCGGTGGCGGGATCTGTCTTGGTGCCCGTGGTCTATTCTTATCTTCTTTTTCAAAAGTTGAATGATCATACATGA
- a CDS encoding YheC/YheD family protein yields MNEILHAGWLVFPLRVTPGSPRFIPRRQTTTSSLPSLVSMRLGSQLEKKVRIDPPGTPTRVRMKWPARLRKNKHGKYRAGPFVAILTSAGAGGFCGNLSNFSDLIRTGRQMGVTVYVMTPEGLRPGARTVKGFLLNPRAKGPRWVAATLPLPDVVYNRIPSRRHEMRPAEQKALATLSTIPGIHLFNPSFFNKWTLYLHMGRSEKLSRLLPDTVEWKGGTRLDEMVEKHSTLFLKPVNGKAGDGMIRISRLEEGYEIIHQTLRGKQRFHSSDDKLRSKLNALTGDRSYILQQGINLARHRGRPFDLRLLLQKEGTGRWDVTGIGVRVAGGEAISTHVPMGGSIAPIGEVLQGLFGNHASTVKEHLRSTVLEIARHIEKEEGKNLGEMSMDLGLESNGRIWFFEANAKPMKFDEPVIRQKSLRRLIEYCLYLSGYARRS; encoded by the coding sequence TTGAATGAAATTCTCCACGCAGGCTGGCTGGTTTTTCCCCTACGGGTGACTCCGGGTAGTCCCCGGTTTATCCCCCGCAGGCAGACAACCACCTCTTCCCTTCCTTCCCTCGTGTCCATGAGGTTGGGGTCTCAGTTGGAAAAGAAAGTGCGGATTGATCCACCCGGAACCCCAACCCGTGTCCGTATGAAATGGCCCGCCCGGCTGAGAAAAAACAAACACGGGAAGTACAGAGCGGGTCCTTTTGTCGCTATTTTGACTTCAGCGGGAGCTGGCGGATTTTGTGGCAATTTGTCCAATTTTTCCGATCTGATCCGTACAGGCCGGCAGATGGGTGTCACCGTCTATGTGATGACACCGGAGGGGCTTCGACCGGGAGCGAGGACAGTCAAGGGCTTCCTCCTGAACCCCCGTGCGAAAGGACCCCGCTGGGTCGCCGCAACTCTGCCGCTTCCCGATGTGGTGTACAACCGGATTCCCTCCCGCCGCCATGAGATGCGCCCGGCGGAGCAGAAGGCTTTGGCCACCCTCTCGACGATCCCTGGAATCCATCTGTTCAACCCCTCGTTTTTCAACAAGTGGACCCTGTATCTCCACATGGGTCGCTCGGAAAAACTGAGCCGTCTGCTTCCGGATACAGTGGAATGGAAAGGTGGCACCCGACTGGATGAGATGGTCGAAAAGCATTCCACTCTGTTCCTCAAACCCGTGAACGGGAAAGCAGGGGATGGGATGATCCGGATCAGTCGTCTGGAGGAGGGCTACGAAATCATCCATCAGACCCTGCGGGGAAAACAAAGGTTTCACAGCAGTGATGACAAGCTTCGCAGCAAGTTGAACGCGCTGACCGGGGACCGGAGTTATATCCTGCAACAGGGAATCAACCTGGCACGCCATCGCGGGCGCCCTTTTGATCTTCGTCTGTTGTTGCAAAAAGAAGGTACCGGACGCTGGGATGTCACCGGGATCGGGGTTCGTGTGGCGGGAGGGGAAGCGATCAGCACCCACGTGCCCATGGGCGGCTCCATCGCTCCCATCGGGGAGGTTCTCCAGGGACTGTTCGGAAATCACGCCTCCACCGTCAAAGAACATCTCCGCTCCACTGTTTTGGAAATTGCCCGCCATATCGAGAAAGAAGAAGGGAAAAACCTTGGAGAAATGTCGATGGACCTTGGGCTGGAATCCAATGGGAGGATCTGGTTCTTTGAAGCCAATGCCAAACCGATGAAATTTGATGAGCCGGTGATCCGGCAAAAATCCCTTCGCCGACTGATTGAATACTGCCTCTATTTAAGTGGCTATGCCCGGAGGTCATAA
- a CDS encoding SpoVR family protein — MKELERAIGEITEIAKGFGLDFYPMRYEICPADVIYTFGAYGMPTRFSHWSFGKTFHKMKLEYDLNLSRIYELVINSNPCYAFLLKGNSLIQNKLIVAHVLAHCDFFKNNARFANTSRDMVESMAASAGRIRQYELQYGKDRVESFLDDVLAIQEHIDPSLKRPRLQPQQEGEREAKKRKIATPYDDLWALDEQPIDSGSGTPKKKIPQEPEKDLLLFIMEQSRILEDWQQDILTVLREEMLYFWPQLETKIMNEGWASYWHIRILRELELSEEETLEFAKLNASVIQPSKTSINPYYLGLKLFEDIERRWDQPTAEEQKHLGRTPGKGREKMFEVREMEMDTSFIRNYLTKQLVEDLDLYVFQRTGNEWTVTDKDWKEVRDRLIAGRVNGGNPYIVVENGDYMNNGELYLKHRYEGLELDLKYIEKTLPHVHHLWGRSVHIESVIENKPVLFTYNGRKCTRRFL; from the coding sequence ATGAAAGAATTGGAACGGGCGATCGGAGAGATCACGGAGATCGCAAAGGGATTCGGACTTGATTTTTATCCGATGCGATATGAGATTTGCCCGGCGGACGTGATCTACACCTTCGGGGCGTACGGAATGCCGACACGATTTTCCCACTGGAGTTTTGGTAAGACCTTCCACAAAATGAAACTGGAGTATGATCTGAATCTCAGCCGAATCTACGAACTGGTGATCAATTCCAATCCGTGTTACGCCTTCCTGTTGAAAGGGAACAGTCTCATCCAAAATAAATTGATTGTGGCCCATGTGTTGGCCCATTGTGACTTTTTCAAAAATAATGCCCGTTTTGCAAATACATCAAGAGATATGGTGGAAAGTATGGCGGCCAGTGCCGGGCGTATCCGGCAATATGAGTTGCAGTACGGGAAAGATCGGGTGGAAAGTTTTCTGGATGACGTGTTGGCGATCCAGGAACACATCGATCCCAGCCTGAAACGCCCGCGGCTGCAGCCGCAACAGGAAGGGGAAAGAGAGGCCAAAAAACGGAAGATTGCCACTCCCTATGATGATCTGTGGGCATTGGATGAGCAACCGATAGATTCCGGAAGTGGGACACCCAAAAAGAAAATTCCGCAAGAACCGGAAAAGGATCTCTTGTTGTTTATTATGGAACAAAGCCGGATTTTGGAAGATTGGCAACAGGATATATTGACGGTCCTGCGGGAAGAGATGCTTTATTTTTGGCCCCAGTTGGAGACAAAAATCATGAATGAGGGTTGGGCCTCTTATTGGCATATTCGAATCCTGCGCGAGTTGGAACTGTCAGAGGAAGAAACTTTGGAGTTTGCCAAACTGAACGCCTCGGTGATCCAGCCCTCCAAGACTTCCATCAATCCCTATTATCTGGGTCTGAAATTGTTTGAAGACATCGAAAGGCGTTGGGATCAACCCACTGCGGAAGAGCAGAAGCATCTCGGCCGGACTCCGGGCAAGGGGCGGGAGAAGATGTTTGAGGTGCGGGAGATGGAGATGGACACCTCCTTCATTCGTAACTATCTGACCAAGCAACTGGTGGAGGATCTGGATCTGTATGTTTTTCAACGAACCGGAAACGAATGGACCGTGACGGACAAGGACTGGAAGGAGGTGCGTGACCGGCTGATCGCCGGTCGGGTCAATGGAGGGAATCCCTATATTGTTGTGGAAAACGGGGACTACATGAATAACGGGGAGCTGTATTTGAAGCATCGTTATGAGGGGTTGGAGCTGGATCTCAAATATATCGAGAAGACCCTGCCTCATGTCCATCACCTGTGGGGACGTTCGGTTCATATTGAGAGCGTGATTGAGAACAAACCCGTGCTGTTCACCTACAACGGTCGAAAGTGCACCCGTCGTTTCCTCTGA
- a CDS encoding GNAT family N-acetyltransferase produces MIRIVPIRPTLLRRVRPLLLNFSKRHGDRRITHRAMRWLRNLTGDPYPGGTWLAAALDGRRLVGFILFGNYGLDEAFIVVHPEYRKQAVGESLLKAALHTLDRVYTRVACDNIPSLKLCFKEGLVAFHLITGPTGKPTLCLGGGDWSRQEFTDYGLD; encoded by the coding sequence GTGATCCGTATCGTTCCCATTCGTCCAACACTCCTGCGGCGGGTTCGCCCCCTGCTCCTCAACTTCTCCAAACGGCACGGCGACCGCCGGATCACACATCGGGCCATGAGATGGCTTCGCAACCTGACCGGGGACCCCTATCCCGGGGGAACCTGGCTGGCTGCAGCCTTGGATGGGCGGCGCCTGGTCGGTTTCATCCTGTTCGGCAATTACGGGTTGGACGAAGCCTTCATCGTGGTTCACCCCGAGTACCGCAAGCAAGCCGTCGGGGAATCTCTTCTGAAAGCGGCTCTCCATACATTGGACCGGGTTTACACCCGGGTTGCCTGCGACAATATTCCCAGCCTCAAACTTTGCTTCAAGGAGGGGTTGGTCGCCTTTCACCTGATTACGGGGCCCACGGGGAAACCCACCCTCTGCCTGGGGGGAGGAGACTGGAGCCGACAAGAGTTTACTGACTACGGTTTGGATTGA